The Podospora pseudopauciseta strain CBS 411.78 chromosome 2 map unlocalized CBS411.78m_2, whole genome shotgun sequence genome has a window encoding:
- a CDS encoding uncharacterized protein (COG:Q; EggNog:ENOG503NXRB): MGPLLLLVGLVFLYPLYHVIYNLFFHPLASYPGPLLWRASSFPWKLTLLRGTMHHDLMRFHQKYGDTVRLKPDEISYANAQAWKDIHAHVPGRPEFLKDPVRLPLAPNGIMSILVSDTRNHARFRSLFGHAFSDKGLRVQEANIIRYADLLVDVLREVADTDSAIEMVRYYNMGIFDSIGALSFGESFNSLADRTLHPWVDAIHKNLKSVAISHVLRSMGVEFLTPYVLPEELRGKRAENYKYAIEKVNRRLQKTGDQGDFWDRVIVKSGDGNESGQGMSQGEMLNNAAVMVVAGSETTSSVLCGATFLMCKYVKFGKAAHEVRSAFKRSEDITLLTVSPLPYLTAVIDETLRMYPAVPGQPPRVVPAGGAMVCGKFIPEGIRVGISHIGTYYADYNFTKPHEFIPERFINKDDPMFANDNYAAYQPWSVGVRNCIGRNLAYAELRLTLAKLLWHFDLVLDEAKTGDFLDQKIWSIWAKRELYVKLYSRKD; this comes from the exons ATGGGTCCACTGCTGCTCTTGGTTGGACTGGTGTTCCTTTACCCCCTTTACCATGTCATCTACAATCTTTTCTTCCACCCCTTGGCCTCCTACCCCGGCCCCCTTCTCTGGCGGGCAAGCTCCTTCCCATGGAAGCTCACACTCCTCCGGGGGACCATGCATCATGATCTGATGCGATTCCATCAAAAGTACGGCGACACCGTCCGCCTCAAGCCCGATGAGATCAGCTACGCAAACGCCCAAGCCTGGAAAGACATCCACGCACACGTCCCAGGCCGTCCGGAATTCCTCAAAGACCCCGTTCGCCTCCCCCTGGCACCCAACGGCATCATGAGCATCCTCGTCTCCGACACCAGAAACCACGCCCGCTTCCGCAGCTTGTTCGGCCACGCTTTCAGTGACAAAGGCCTGCGCGTCCAAGAGGCAAACATAATCCGCTATGCCGACCTCCTGGTCGATGTCCTCCGGGAAGTCGCCGACACGGACTCAGCCATCGAAATGGTGCGGTACTACAACATGGGCATCTTCGACTCGATCGGTGCCCTCTCCTTTGGCGAGTCCTTCAACAGCCTGGCCGATCGAACCCTCCACCCCTGGGTCGACGCCATCCACAAAAACCTCAAGAGCGTGGCCATCTCGCACGTCTTGCGGAGCATGGGAGTCGAGTTCCTCACCCCTTACGTCCTCCCCGAAGAATTGCGGGGGAAGCGCGCCGAGAATTACAAGTACGCCATCGAAAAGGTCAACCGCCGGCTGCAAAAGACGGGCGACCAGGGTGACTTTTGGGATCGCGTCATCGTCAAGAGCGGCGACGGGAACGAGTCCGGCCAGGGGATGAGCCAGGGAGAGATGCTCAACAATGCCGCCGTGATGGTCGTTGCCGGGTCAGAAACGACATCCTCTGTCCTCTGCGGCGCCACATTTCTCATGTGCAAATACGTCAAGTTCGGCAAGGCAGCGCACGAGGTCCGCTCGGCGTTCAAGAGGTCGGAGGATATCACCCTGTTGACTGTCTCCCCTCTGCCTTACCTCACTGCTGTCATTGACGAGACCCTTCGCATGTACCCCGCCGTTCCGGGCCAACCACCGCGCGTCGTGCCCGCGGGAGGAGCCATGGTTTGTGGCAAATTCATCCCCGAGGGC ATTCGCGTCGGTATAAGCCACATCGGCACGTATTACGCCGACTACAACTTCACCAAACCTCACGAATTCATCCCCGAGCGCTTCATCAACAAGGATGATCCGATGTTTGCCAACGACAATTACGCCGCTTACCAGCCGTGGTCTGTCGGGGTGCGCAACTGCATCGGGCGCAACCTTGCCTACGCCGAGCTGCGCTTGACACTGGCCAAGTTGCTGTGGCATTTTGACCTTGTGCTGGACGAGGCCAAGACGGGAGACTTCCTGGACCAGAAGATCTGGTCCATCTGGGCGAAGAGGGAGCTGTATGTCAAGCTGTACTCTCGCAAGGACTGA
- a CDS encoding uncharacterized protein (COG:I; EggNog:ENOG503NV76) yields the protein MTAILAHETDPSPEGGANSSALLKTAETGKARICAVFGGQGHNNLTALSDLRDLVERHGPNLRTLTENASATLSQLSSQSHKSHFHQELGFHLQAWLDNPELAPSEDRLALSPISFPLNTLLSLAQYCITCQALGKRPGQLRDLLHAVTGHSQGLLAAVVVAKANSWSSFYQASDEALRISFWIGLESHYATPPCTLPAAAIADCVEHEEGYPSSMLAVSGLSQDQLTLRLERTNRGLGNGNSVHIALVNSKEKFVLAGPPGSLRSLCVQLRQIKARDGLDQTRVLYRRRKPTVGVQFLPISSPYHSPYLIDVDASVRSHLLELALARDDFAIPVYHTHTAQNLQESQSDDLLRTIIRTITVDTVDWVQVTHTLSSTGTTHVLDFGPGQIGSLINEQSEGTGLRVIQVSDRSVSGGPSGRDELLSLTLPWAPLSWKDQFAPSLVVDEDGVARLETRMTKLFGAPPVMVAGMTPTTVAWDFVATVINSGYHIELAGGGYRDEQGFEHALRTLAAAISPQRGITCNLLYANPKTISWQISVLRSLAGDGVAINGITIGAGIPSAEVVKEYIESIPGLRHISFKPGSVRAIKEVIAISQQYPEFCIGLQWTGGRAGGHHSWEDFHQPLLAMYGQIRRSPNIVLIVGSGLGCGNDTLPLLTGEWAHKFGHPPMPVDGVLLGSRMMVAKEAHTSPQAKELIIRARGVEDGEWHKSFDKPTGGVITVESEMGQPIHVLATRGMMLWKEFDQSIFSIKDKTRRLEYLRHHKDEIADRLNQDYFRPWFAVDCSGRSIELGDMTYSSVLRRLCQLMYVHHQDRWIDESYRILVEEFILLAHERFGHDSDVGSTDSRPDDIVQLFEQTLGTGASETLYPEDVSLLLALFRRRGQKPVPFIPVLDENFITWFKKDSLWQSEDIDAVVGQDAERVCVIQGPVAVRHCTALDESAKDILDSICQAHVWMMLERGYKPTPMSLVTETTAPMTPNLPAIAGVLSTTHGVIYRVELTKDFKILETERLIKHIVNVAGSWAEKCLEDDWIFRGTSRCQNPIKTAFLPVARDTIEMRRATEDSCFNEIVLSPGSSTAKNPRTSLKITHNRIGDIVVTLILSPSVATKRVTEVKFPLKVHQGPKGCRLYENASTHTATVKSLYHRLWIHDVFPGSPQVTGLSSEFTGNEIILCERNIYDYINVIRRSSGAQLRSWNPSGLLIPLDYCIVVAWTALTKPLLIPGLNCNLLRLLHRSISFRYAPSARPLQVGDTVQAFSRITAVATTATGKLVKISADIRRQGERVVTIETEFFLRGEQGSAEEQFTSVREPEAVVHVDSPVKNALLISRKWLIFDEQPPDLIGQRLRFKLTTHTIHDNENGNALLQVSGVVTLAEQSDTSAPIQLGRVYFEQDSCLGNPIMDFLRRHGSPLTARQQLENPGWTGVPPILVHAPAESASYAAVSHDTNPIHVCPLFARYAGLHGTVVHGMHTSAIVRRAVEWAIGDTDRTRFKGWQASFEAMVRPKDRLRVEMQHVAVEDGRMILSIQTFNDETGERVLAAEADVEQPGTAYVFCGQGGQEKGMGMSLYATRPEAKALWDRAEDHLRMHYGFSLRHIVQDNPKTLTVYFGGSRGRHIRNMYLGMTRRVLTAGGDSREEPILRGLTTRSKSYTFSHSTGLLMSTQFAQPALVVMEMAEYVHLRTRGVVQTGARFAGHSLGEYAALGACTSFMQFESLLSLIYYRGLKMQNALPREAGDRTDYSMVAVDPSRIGPAFGEDHLQTLVQVIAEETGLLLETVNYNIRSQQYVCAGHFQPLWILGKACDDLSIKPEPERLDIATFKGLVRGLIPRARLVSSSDALRRGKATIPLTGIDIPFHSRALRPQIDDYRDYLSQSIHVADIRPEQLVGRWIPNVVGRPFSVEREYIEMVQRVTGSGVLLRLLKQMKE from the exons ATGACTGCAATCTTGGCCCACGAAACCGACCCTTCACCAGAGGGCGGAGCGAACTCGTCTGCTCTCCTCAAAACTGCAGAAACCGGCAAGGCTCGAATATGTGCTGTCTTTGGTGGCCAGGGCCACAATAATCTGACTGCATTAAGTGACCTCAGGGACTTGGTCGAGCGTCATGGACCGAACCTCAGGACTCTGACGGAAAATGCATCGGCAACATTGTCCCAGCTGTCATCACAATCACACAAGAGCCACTTTCACCAGGAGTTAGGTTTCCATCTCCAAGCCTGGCTCGACAATCCAGAGTTGGCACCCTCCGAAGATCGCCTTGCTCTTTCTCCCATCAGCTTCCCTCTCAACACCCTACTCAGTCTGGCACAATACTGCATCACATGCCAGGCTCTCGGCAAGCGTCCTGGCCAACTCAGGGATCTGCTTCATGCTGTGACCGGTCACTCACAAGGGCTTCTGGCAGCCGTGGTCGTTGCCAAAGCAAATAGTTGGTCGTCCTTCTATCAAGCCTCTGATGAAGCTCTCCGCATCTCCTTTTGGATTGGTTTGGAGTCCCACTACGCTACTCCTCCTTGCACCCTGCCTGCCGCGGCTATTGCAGATTGCGTTGAACATGAAGAGGGCTATCCGTCGTCCATGCTGGCCGTCTCAGGTCTGAGTCAAGACCAGCTCACACTACGTTTGGAAAGGACCAACAGAGGGCTCGGCAATGGCAACTCAGTACATATTGCTCTGGTAAACTCAAAGGAGAAGTTCGTTCTCGCAGGTCCACCTGGGTCGCTTCGTAGCCTGTGCGTCCAACTTCGACAGATCAAGGCTCGCGACGGATTGGACCAGACCAGAGTTTTGTACCGTAGGCGCAAACCGACCGTCGGCGTACAGTTTCTCCCGATATCCAGCCCCTATCACAGCCCGTATCTGATCGATGTGGACGCCAGCGTGCGGTCCCATCTGCTGGAGTTGGCCCTCGCACGCGATGACTTCGCTATACCGGTTTACCATACACATACGGCGCAGAATCTCCAGGAATCTCAGTCAGACGACTTACTCCGCACCATCATTCGTACCATAACGGTGGACACGGTCGACTGGGTCCAGGTCACGCACACTCTCAGCTCGACCGGCACCACACACGTGCTAGACTTTGGACCGGGCCAGATTGGCAGTTTGATAAACGAGCAAAGTGAAGGCACTGGCCTGCGAGTGATCCAAGTGTCAGACAGGTCTGTCTCGGGTGGACCGAGCGGCCGCGACGAGTTATTATCTCTAACATTGCCATGGGCGCCTCTCAGCTGGAAGGATCAGTTTGCCCCGAGTCTGGTTGTGGACGAGGACGGTGTGGCCCGGCTAGAGACAAGAATGACCAAGCTCTTTGGCGCCCCTCCTGTCATGGTCGCTGGTATGACACCCACGACCGTCGCCTGGGACTTTGTGGCCACGGTGATCAACTCTGGCTACCATATCGAGCTCGCTGGCGGTGGCTACCGGGACGAACAGGGGTTCGAGCATGCCCTCCGTAcccttgctgctgccattTCTCCGCAACGAGGTATCACTTGCAACCTGCTCTACGCCAATCCCAAAACAATTTCCTGGCAGATATCCGTATTGCGCAGCTTAGCCGGTGATGGAGTTGCCATCAACGGTATCACCATTGGCGCAGGCATACCCTCAGCAGAGGTGGTCAAAGAATACATCGAATCCATCCCAGGCTTGCGGCATATTTCATTCAAGCCCGGCTCCGTCCGGGCAATTAAGGAGGTGATTGCTATTTCACAGCAGTACCCAGAGTTCTGTATCGGGTTGCAATGGACCGGTGGTCGAGCTGGCGGCCACCACTCTTGGGAGGACTTCCACCAACCGCTCCTGGCCATGTACGGCCAGATAAGGAGATCTCCTAACATTGTCTTAATAGTTGGCAGCGGTCTCGGCTGCGGCAATGATACATTGCCGCTGTTGACTGGCGAATGGGCTCACAAGTTTGGACACCCGCCCATGCCAGTGGATGGCGTTCTCCTCGGCAGCCGCATGATGGTGGCCAAGGAAGCCCACACTTCCCCCCAAGCCAAAGAGCTAATAATTAGGGCGCGAGGAGTCGAAGACGGCGAGTGGCACAAGTCTTTCGACAAACCTACGGGCGGCGTGATAACCGTCGAGTCGGAAATGGGCCAGCCCATTCATGTTCTCGCCACGCGTGGGATGATGCTGTGGAAGGAATTTGATCAGAGCATCTTTTccatcaaggacaagacCAGGCGCCTTGAGTATCTCCGCCACCACAAGGACGAGATTGCGGATCGTCTGAACCAAGACTACTTCCGCCCATGGTTCGCTGTCGATTGCAGTGGCAGGAGCATTGAATTGGGAGATATGACCTATTCGAGCGTTTTACGTCGGCTGTGTCAGCTCATGTATGTTCACCACCAGGATCGATGGATCGATGAGTCTTATCGGATTCTGGTAGAAGAATTCATCCTTCTGGCACACGAAAGGTTTGGGCATGATTCGGATGTGGGTTCTACTGATTCTCGGCCGGATGATATTGTCCAACTATTTGAGCAGACACTGGGAACTGGTGCCTCCGAAACACTGTATCCCGAGGACGTCTCTCTACTTCTGGCACTCTTTCGTCGCCGAGGCCAGAAGCCGGTCCCTTTTATCCCGGTGCTCGACGAAAACTTTATCACTTGGTTCAAGAAGGACTCGCTATGGCAGTCCGAGGACATTGATGCCGTCGTTGGCCAAGATGCCGAGCGCGTCTGCGTGATTCAAGGGCCAGTTGCCGTTCGACACTGCACCGCCTTGGATGAGTCCGCCAAAGACATACTCGACTCCATTTGCCAGGCGCATGTTTGGATGATGCTGGAAAGGGGATACAAGCCCACACCCATGAGCTTGGTTACAGAAACTACAGCACCGATGACGCCTAACCTGCCCGCGATTGCTGGAGTCCTGTCAACAACTCATGGCGTGATATATCGGGTGGAACTGACTAAGGATTTCAAAATATTGGAGACTGAGAGACTCATCAAGCACATAGTCAATGTTGCTGGGTCATGGGCAGAAAAGTGCCTGGAAGACGACTGGATTTTCAGGGGTACTTCTCGTTGCCAAAATCCGATCAAGACGGCATTCCTCCCCGTTGCTCGTGATACGATTGAGATGAGACGGGCGACTGAGGACTCATGTTTTAACGAGATTGTTCTCAGTCCGGGTTCTTCAACAGCGAAAAACCCACGTACCAGTCTCAAAATTACCCACAACCGCATCGGAGATATCGTCGTCACACTCATCCTTTCTCCCTCTGTCGCCACGAAACGGGTGACCGAAGTAAAGTTCCCGCTCAAGGTTCACCAGGGGCCCAAGGGCTGCAGACTCTACGAGAATGCTTCGACACACACCGCGACCGTAAAGTCTTTATACCACCGGCTGTGGATCCACGATGTTTTCCCAGGTTCTCCTCAAGTCACGGGATTGAGCTCCGAGTTCACCGGAAACGAAATTATTCTCTGTGAGCGGAATATCTATGATTACATCAATGTCATCCGAAGAAGCAGCGGAGCACAGCTTCGTTCGTGGAACCCCAGTGGTCTTCTTATTCCTCTCGACTACTGCATCGTTGTGGCGTGGACTGCTCTCACCAAGCCCCTTCTGATCCCGGGTTTGAACTGCAATCTACTGCGGCTTCTTCACCGGTCGATATCCTTTCGTTACGCTCCATCCGCCAGGCCGCTGCAGGTTGGGGACACGGTACAGGCATTTTCGCGCATCACGGCGGTGGCCACGACGGCGACGGGAAAGCTGGTCAAAATCTCTGCAGATATCCGAAGGCAAGGTGAGCGGGTGGTCACCATCGAGACAGAATTCTTCTTGCGGGGTGAACAAGGAAGCGCCGAGGAACAGTTCACCTCAGTGAGAGAGCCGGAGGCGGTGGTACATGTTGACTCGCCCGTTAAGAACGCCCTTTTGATAAGCCGGAAATGGTTGATATTTGACGAACAGCCGCCCGACCTGATTGGACAGAGACTCAGGTTCAAACTCACCACTCACACCATACACGACAACGAGAATGGGAATGCCTTGCTGCAGGTGTCCGGCGTCGTGACTCTGGCAGAGCAGAGCGACACTTCAGCCCCTATCCAACTCGGCCGAGTGTATTTTGAGCAAGACTCTTGCCTCGGTAATCCAATCATGGATTTTCTCCGCCGACATGGATCACCTCTCACTGCTCGACAACAGCTGGAGAATCCAGGATGGACGGGCGTCCCGCCAATTCTTGTACATGCACCCGCCGAAAGCGCCTCTTACGCAGCTGTTTCGCATGACACAAACCCGATACACGTGTGCCCCTTGTTTGCTCGATATGCTGGTCTTCATGGGACAGTGGTTCATGGGATGCACACGTCAGCGATTGTCCGTCGAGCAGTCGAATGGGCTATAGGAGATACGGACCGGACCCGGTTCAAAGGCTGGCAGGCAAGCTTCGAGGCCATGGTACGACCAAAGGACAGGTTGAGAGTCGAGATGCAACATGTTGCTGTGGAGGATGGCAGGATGATTCTCAGTATACAGACCTTCAACGACGAGACGGGGGAAAGGGTGCTCGCTGCTGAAGCAGATGTTGAGCAGCCTGGCACCGCATATGTCTTTTGTGGCCAAGGAGGTCAGGAAAAAGGCATGGGCATGTCACTTTACGCCACGAGGCCCGAGGCAAAAGCGCTGTGGGATCGAGCAGAGGATCATCTGAGAATGCACTACGGGTTCTCGCTCAGGCACATCGTTCAAGACAATCCCAAGACGCTCACCGTCTACTTTGGAGGCAGCCGTGGACGACACATTCGAAATATGTATCTCGGAATGACCCGACGAGTTTTGACAGCTGGCGGGGACAGCAGAGAGGAGCCAATCCTGCGCGGCCTGACAACACGGTCGAAGTCGTACACATTCTCGCACTCGACTGGTCTTCTCATGTCAACACAGTTCGCACAACCAGCATTAGTTGTCATGGAGATGGCAGAATATGTACATTTGCGGACCAGAGGCGTTGTTCAGACAGGCGCACGCTTTGCAGGACATTCACTTGGCGAATATGCCGCTCTGGGGGCTTGCACGTCGTTCATGCAGTTTGAGAGCCTGCTATCGCTCATATACTACCGCGGGTTGAAGATGCAGAATGCCTTGCCCCGTGAGGCAGGTGACAGGACGGATTACAGCATGGTTGCTGTTGATCCTTCACGAATCGGCCCAG CCTTCGGGGAGGATCACCTGCAAACCCTGGTGCAAGTGATCGCAGAGGAAACAGGCCTCTTGTTAGAGACAGTAAACTACAACATTCGTTCCCAGCAGTATGTCTGCGCCGGTCAT TTCCAACCGCTTTGGATCCTCGGAAAAGCCTGTGATGACCTCTCGATAAAACCTGAACCGGAAAGGCTTGACATAGCCACATTCAAGGGCTTGGTGCGCGGTCTTATTCCCCGTGCTCGACTTGTTTCCAGCTCAGACGCTCTTAGACGTGGAAAGGCCACTATCCCTCTGACGGGTATCGACATCCCTTTCCACTCAAGGGCACTACGGCCGCAGATTGATGACTATCGGGACTATTTGTCGCAGAGCATTCATGTTGCGGACATCAGGCCGGAGCAGTTGGTGGGCCGGTGGATCCCGAATGTGGTGGGTAGGCCTTTTTCGGTGGAGAGAGAGTATATCGAGATGGTTCAGAGGGTTACTGGGAgtggggtgttgttgaggttgttgaagcAGATGAAGGAATAG